A window of Caretta caretta isolate rCarCar2 chromosome 13, rCarCar1.hap1, whole genome shotgun sequence contains these coding sequences:
- the LOC125622628 gene encoding olfactory receptor 5P76-like, which translates to MEKRKWGNQTSIPEFVLLGFRNLPGLQILLFLLFLVIYIVTMAGNILMVALVVADQHLHTPMYFFLWNLSCLETCYTSTILPRMLASLLTGDRTISFSGCIIQLYSFGFLVVTECFLLAAMSYDRYLAICKPLHYAACMNGRFCLQLAAGSWISGFLAITIIIFLMLQLTFCGPNEIDHFFCDFIPLLKLSCSDTQLISMVSLFLSFFDTFPPFLLTVVSYIYIIATILRIPSTTGRQKAFSTCSSHLIVVTVFYGTLVIVYMLPKNNTLRDLNKVFSVFYTVLTPLLNPLIYSLRNKHVNMALRKALTKFTGSNLQ; encoded by the coding sequence atggagaaaagaaaatgggGAAATCAAACGTCCATCCCAGAATTCGTCCTCCTGGGTTTCAGGAATCTCCCTGGATTGCAGATTCTTCTCTTCCTGCTTTTCCTAGTGATCTACATTGTTACCATGGCAGGGAACATCCTCATGGTTGCACTAGTTGTGGCTGATCAGCACCtgcacacccccatgtactttttcctgtGGAATttgtcctgcttggagacctgctacacttccaccatcctgcccaggatgctggccagtctcctcACTGGGGACAGGACCATCTCATTTAGTGGTTGTATCATACAGCTTTATTCTTTTGGTTTCCTAGTGGTGACGGAATGTTTTCTCCTAGCAGCAatgtcttatgatcggtatttagCGATATGCAAACCCCTGCACTATGCAGCCTGTATGAATGGTAGGTTCTGTCTCCAGCTAGCAGCTGGCTCTTGGATAAGTGGCTTTCTGGCTATTACCATAATTATATTTTTGATGTTGCAGTTAACATTCTGTGGCCCCAATGAAATAGaccatttcttttgtgatttcattCCACTGCTTAAACTGTCCTGCAGTGACACgcaactgatttcaatggtaaGTTTATTCCTTTCCTTCTTTGATACATTTCCCCCTTTTCTATTAACGGTGGTATCCTACATATATATCATCgccaccatcctgagaatcccaTCCACCACTgggaggcaaaaggccttttccacctgctctTCCCACCTCATTGTGGTGACCGTTTTCTATGGAACCTTAGTTATTGTCTACATGCTACCAAAAAACAACACACTGAGAGACCTAAATAAAGTGTTCTCTGTCTTCTACACAGTCCTGACTCCTCTGCtcaaccccctcatctacagcctaaGAAATAAGCATGTAAATATGGCCCTAAGAAAAGCTCTGACTAAGTTCACAGGATCAAATTTGCAGTAG
- the LOC125622496 gene encoding olfactory receptor 1E16-like, translating into MANTEWENQTYITEFILLGFGNLPELHLLLFLLFLAIYILTVAGNLLIILLILTDRHLHTPMYFFLWNLSFLETCYTSNSLPRMLESLLTAVIKLSCSETHLMELVVFLLSSIFSLPPLLLTLSSYLCILSTILRIPSTTRRQKAFSTCSSHLIVVTLFYGTIIIVYLLPKNNVLRDLNKVFSLFYTVLTPMANPFIYTLRNKEVKNVLSKGVRKIRAFMRKNIAT; encoded by the exons ATGGCAAACACAGAATGGGAAAATCAAACATACATCACCGAATTCATCCTCTTGGGATTCGGGAATCTTCCAGAGCTGCAtctccttctcttcctgctgtttTTAGCCATCTACATTTTGACCGTGGCTGGGAACCTCCTCATCATTCTCCTTATTTTGACTGATCGTCACCTACACACTCCCATGTACTTCTTTCTGTGGAATTTGTCCTTCTTAGAAACCTGCTACACCTCAAACAGCCTGCCTAGGATGCTGGAGAGTCTCCTAACTG CAGTTATTAAACTCTCCTGCAGTGAAACCCACCTCATGGAACTTGTGGTTTTCCTACTCTCTTCCATATTCTCTCTGCCACCATTACTACTCACCTTGTCATCTTATTTATGTATCCTCTCCACCATCCTGCGAATCCCTTCCACCACCAggaggcaaaaggccttttccacctgctcctctcacctcattgtggtCACACTGTTCTACGGAACCATAATCATTGTTTATCTGTTACCAAAAAACAATGTACTGAGAGACCTGAACAAAGTGTTTTCTCTTTTCTACACTGTCTTGACCCCCATGGCCAATCCTTTCATATATACCCTGAGAAATAAAGAAGTTAAAAATGTACTCAGTAAAGGTGTCAGAAAAATTAGGGCTTTCATGAGAAAAAACATAGCCACATAA